CAGACTTGCCCGCCGCACAGTTGCAAAATACCGTGAGCAGATCGGTATTTTGCCCTCCAAGTACAGAAAGAAGTCCAAGCTGACCTCATGTAAATAATTTCTTGTTATTCAAGTATGCTCAGCAGGCGGGTGGATTGTGTCCACTGTGGTTTGGCCATCTTTCTCTCTGCTCAGGCGGATTACTGCGCCGTTATCAAAGCTGATGCTTCTGAAATCTTTCATGGGCAGATCTCGGTAATGGAGAAGCAGGCAGCGCAGAGGGATGAGGTGGCTGACAATAAGCGTATTTTGCCGGGTGTTGATTTGAAAAATCTGTTCAGCGGCCTCTACAGCCCGCTGCTGCACTGCGTACAGGGTCTCGCAGTCAGGGAGTTCGAACTTTTCGGGTTGGCTGAGCCAATGGGGATATTCATTGCCGAACCGCTCTCGCAGTTCATCCTTGGTGCAGCCGTCCCAGTGGGGGATGAGGATTTCGTTGAGTCGCTGGTCGATTACGATTCCGGCGCCGGTAATCCGGCTTAAGATGCCGGCGGTTTGCGTGGTTCGAGGAAGCGGGCCTGAAACAATTGATCTGATATTTTTCGGAACAAGTTGCCTGCCCACCGACTCTATTTGAGTGATGCCGTCGGCATGGAGGGGTTCCTGGCTGCGGCCTGCAAATATTTTATTCAGGTTGGCGGCGGTAATACCATGGCGAATGAGGTAGATTTCGGTCATTTTCGTTTTGTAAAAAAGAATCTTAATGGCAAGGGTAACGAGGTTTTTTACATATTATCATCGGAATGATGGCTTTTTATTTATAACTGTTTTAAAAATACTGACGGTGAATGATCTGGTCAAACAGGCTAAAGGTTTTTAGTCTATTAGGCCATAGGAAAAAACTTTTGTAATCTCAAGAAACCAACAGCCTTTAGCCGGCAGTCGGAGTAGTCTGGTTTCCTTAATGATTGTTGCCGGATACCAGAGGCTCTTATGCTATCAGCCTCGTTCATACGAGAAAAAATAATTTTTATCAACCGGAAAGAAAAGGATCCAACGTGAAAAGAAATAAATCTAATCTGATTTCAAGCTTGATTGCCCTGACTTTTTTGTTATTAACCGGCATTGCCGGTGCATCAGAAGAATCTCAAAAACCCCGTGTTGCCTTCCTGCCTTTTGAAGTCCATGCCGCAAAAGACCTTTCATATCTTCAGGATGGCGTGCGGGTTATGCTGGCAAGCAGACTTGCAGCAGGCGCAGGAATCCAGATTATCGATAAATTGCAGGTTGATTCCGCTGTTGCCCAACCCCAGTCCGAAAATATGATCAATGCTGTGGCTCAGGCAGTAAAGGCTGATTATGTGGTGATCGGCAGCATAACAGGCCTCGGAGGCAGTGTCAGCCTTGATGCAAAAGTGTATAAAATGCCTGAACCGGGAGCGTATGAAAGCTTTTTTGTCACCGCAGCCCGTGAGGAGGAAATTATTCT
This Pseudomonadota bacterium DNA region includes the following protein-coding sequences:
- a CDS encoding histidine phosphatase family protein, encoding MTEIYLIRHGITAANLNKIFAGRSQEPLHADGITQIESVGRQLVPKNIRSIVSGPLPRTTQTAGILSRITGAGIVIDQRLNEILIPHWDGCTKDELRERFGNEYPHWLSQPEKFELPDCETLYAVQQRAVEAAEQIFQINTRQNTLIVSHLIPLRCLLLHYRDLPMKDFRSISFDNGAVIRLSREKDGQTTVDTIHPPAEHT